From the Solanum pennellii chromosome 4, SPENNV200 genome, one window contains:
- the LOC107017789 gene encoding histidine kinase 4 → MGEKMQSHHMLSVKGSEQFNSKRKHRFVPSQGYLPKLFALWIIWCTFFSIALYFYMDANHKEKRKEGLVSMCDQRARMLQDQFSVSVNHVHALAILVSTFHYEKNPSAIDQSTFAEYTARTAFERPLLSGVAYAERVLNSEREEFEREHGWTIKTMEKEPSPIRDEYSPVIFSQETVSYIESLDMMSGEEDRENILRARASGKAVLTSPFRLLGSHHLGVVLTFPVYRSKLPENPTEHERVEATAGYLGGAFDVESLVECLLGQLAANHPIIVNVYDVTNSSDPLIMYGHQNPNGDASLKHVSKLDFGDPFRKHEMICRYLYEAPISWGAVTTAVFIFTIFLLIGYTGYKSASHINKVEDDFHKMQELKVQAEAADVAKSQFLATVSHEIRTPMNGILGMLALLLDTDLSSTQRDYAQTAQDCGKSLIRLINEVLDRAKIEAGKLELEAVPFDLRSILDDVLSLFSDDSRRKSLELAVFVSDKVPEIVMGDPGRFRQVITNLVNNSVKFTLQGHIFVQVHLVEQNKDGDKKDTCLNGGSESVISSSAFHFKTLSGYETADSQNTWNTFKHIIADNGLDYESATKVVNDDLSRDVTVMVSVEDTGIGIPLKTQERVFTPFMQADSSTSRKYGGTGIGLSISKCLVELMGGHISFISRPKIGSTFSFSVSFLRCEKHALGDLKKSHSDDLPTSFKGLNAIIVDKKPVRAAVTGYHLKRLGIRAEVVSSIKRAAATLGRNGSVVSNERKLDIILVEKDLWISEDVDLNLHFPNINQNGHVYKLPKMILLATNITNADHEKAKAVGFSVIMKPLRASMLAACLQQLIGTGNKSRGKDMSNRSPSLRGLLCGMKILVVDDNRVNRRVAAGALKKFGAEVECAESGKAALALLQLPHNFDACFMDIQMPEMDGFEATRRIRELESIANEQQNGVLNCDGGTKRRRWHMPILAMTADVIHATLEKCLKCGMDGYVSKPFEEENLYEAVSKFFESKPNSDE, encoded by the exons ATGGGTGAGAAGATGCAAAGCCACCATATGTTGAGTGTGAAGGGGAGTGAGCAATTTAACTCAAAGAGAAAGCATAGATTTGTTCCTTCACAGGGTTATCTTCCAAAGCTTTTTGCTTTATGGATTATCTGGTGTACATTTTTTAGCATTGCTTTGTACTTTTATATGGATGCTAATCAtaaggagaaaagaaaagaagggcTTGTGAGTATGTGTGATCAAAGGGCAAGGATGTTACAAGATCAATTCAGTGTTAGTGTGAATCATGTACATGCCCTTGCTATACTTGTATCAACTTTCCATTATGAGAAGAATCCATCAGCAATTGATCAG AGTACTTTTGCTGAGTACACTGCTAGAACTGCCTTTGAGAGGCCACTATTAAGTGGGGTGGCATATGCAGAGAGAGTTTTAAACTCAGAAAGGGAAGAATTTGAGAGAGAACATGGATGGACTATTAAAACAATGGAAAAAGAGCCTTCACCAATTAGAGATGAGTATTCTCCAGTTATATTTTCACAAGAGACGGTTTCCTACATAGAATCACTTGACATGATGTCAGGAGAG GAGGATCGCGAAAACATCTTAAGAGCTAGGGCCAGTGGGAAGGCAGTTCTTACGAGCCCCTTCAGGCTTCTGGGTTCTCATCACCTTGGTGTTGTTTTGACATTCCCTGTTTACAGATCCAAGCTTCCGGAAAACCCGACGGAGCATGAACGGGTTGAAGCCACTGCAGG GTATCTTGGTGGAGCCTTCGATGTTGAGTCTCTCGTTGAGTGTCTACTTGGGCAACTTGCTGCAAATCATCCAATTATTGTAAATGTCTATGATGTTACAAACTCTTCTGATCCTTTAATCATGTACGGACACCAGAACCCCAATGGTGATGCCTCACTAAAGCATGTAAGCAAGCTTGATTTTGGTGATCCATTTCGTAAGCATGAGATGATTTGTAG GTATCTTTATGAAGCTCCTATATCTTGGGGTGCAGTGACCACTGCAGTTTTCATTTTTACCATCTTCCTCTTAATTGGCTACACGGGTTACAAATCTGCAAGCCACATTAATAAAGTAGAGGATGATTTCCATAAAATGCAGGAGCTAAAGGTTCAAGCTGAAGCAGCTGATGTTGCCAAATCCCAG TTCTTGGCTACTGTTTCACATGAAATAAGAACTCCTATGAATGGAATCCTAG GAATGCTTGCTCTGCTCCTAGATACGGATCTGAGTTCAACTCAAAGAGATTATGCTCAGACTGCTCAAGATTGTGGGAAGTCACTGATAAGATTGATAAATGAAGTGCTTGATCGGGCCAAAATTGAAGCGGGCAAGTTAGAACTTGAGGCAGTTCCATTTGACCTTCGCTCTATACTGGATGATGTTCTTTCTTTATTCTCTGATGATTCAAGGCGCAAAAGTCTTGAG TTGGCCGTctttgtttctgataaagtgCCTGAAATTGTTATGGGGGATCCAGGAAGATTTAGACAAGTGATAACAAATCTGGTGAACAACTCTGTCAAA TTCACTCTACAAGGGCATATATTTGTTCAAGTTCATCTGGTAGAACAAAACAAAGATGGTGACAAAAAGGATACCTGCTTGAATGGAGGATCTGAAAGTGTTATTTCTTCTAGTGCTTTTCATTTCAAGACCTTAAGTGGTTACGAAACTGCTGATAGCCAGAACACTTGGAACACCTTCAAGCACATAATTGCTGACAATGGGTTGGACTATGAATCTGCAACTAAGGTGGTGAATGATGATCTCTCTCGGGATGTCACTGTAATGGTTAGTGTTGAGGATACTGGAATCGGGATCCCTTTAAAAACACAAGAACGAGTTTTTACACCATTCATGCAGGCAGACAGTTCAACTTCTAGAAAGTACGGAGGAACTGGTATTGGGCTAAGCATTAGCAAGTGTCTCGTCGAGCTGATGGGCGGTCATATAAGTTTCATTAGCCGTCCCAAGATTGGAAGCACATTTTCTTTCAGTGTTAGCTTCCTAAGATGCGAGAAACATGCTCTTGGTGATCTGAAAAAATCTCATTCTGATGATTTGCCTACATCATTCAAAGGTCTAAATGCTATTATAGTCGATAAAAAGCCTGTAAGAGCTGCTGTAACTGGATACCATCTGAAGAGACTTGGTATTCGGGCAGAAGTTGTCAGTAGCATCAAGAGAGCTGCAGCCACTCTTGGGAGAAATGGTTCTGTTGTTTCCAA TGAGAGGAAGCTGGACATAATTCTGGTCGAGAAGGACTTGTGGATATCTGAAGATGTTGACCTAAATTTACACTTTCCAAACATCAATCAAAATGGACACGTGTACAAGTTACCTAAGATGATCCTTCTGGCGACTAATATCACCAACGCTGACCATGAAAAGGCTAAAGCAGTAGGTTTTTCAGTGATAATGAAACCTCTTAGAGCAAGTATGCTGGCTGCATGCCTTCAGCAGCTAATTGGAACTGGAAACAAGAGTCGAGGAAAAGATATGTCCAATAGATCTCCATCCCTTCGTGGCCTACTGTGTGGTATGAAAATTTTGGTGGTTGATGATAATAGAGTAAATCGCAGGGTTGCTGCTGGTGCACTCAAAAAGTTTGGGGCCGAGGTAGAGTGTGCTGAAAGTGGGAAAGCTGCTCTTGCATTGCTGCAGTTACCGCACAATTTTGATGCATGCTTTATGGATATTCAGATGCCAGAAATGGATGG